A region of Candidatus Binataceae bacterium DNA encodes the following proteins:
- a CDS encoding (4Fe-4S)-binding protein, which translates to MAVQVTWDSKVCSHSANCVKTLPQVFKVEHGKFVIDPSAADDEKVRATVAACPSGALKIRE; encoded by the coding sequence ATGGCAGTTCAGGTCACCTGGGATTCTAAAGTTTGCAGTCATTCAGCAAATTGCGTGAAGACTCTGCCGCAGGTCTTCAAGGTCGAGCACGGCAAGTTCGTGATCGATCCGAGCGCGGCTGACGACGAGAAGGTGCGCGCGACGGTCGCTGCGTGCCCATCGGGCGCGCTCAAGATTCGCGAGTAA
- a CDS encoding dienelactone hydrolase family protein yields MIERDIVIPMSDGSSDAVLFRPDGNNPLPGVLHLTDIGGIRPSHREMARRLADKGFVVLMPNVFFRAGKPPMLDFAPKMGEERTMKRFGELSAALQPAKMDTDGAAYADFLAAQDSVAKGKMGAVGYCFTGAMAMRTAAARPDKIAAVATFHGGGLYSAAPTSPHQVLPKIKAELFIGHADKDQSMPAEAIQNLEAALKAWGGKYESEVFAAFHGWTVPDSPVYKKDEADRAFDKMAALFARTLR; encoded by the coding sequence GTGCTTTTCCGTCCCGATGGCAACAATCCGCTGCCCGGTGTGCTTCATCTGACGGACATCGGCGGGATTCGCCCGTCGCATCGCGAGATGGCGCGGCGGCTCGCCGATAAGGGCTTCGTAGTGCTGATGCCGAACGTGTTTTTCAGAGCGGGCAAGCCGCCGATGCTCGACTTCGCGCCCAAGATGGGCGAGGAGCGCACGATGAAGCGGTTCGGCGAGCTGTCGGCCGCGCTGCAGCCCGCCAAGATGGACACCGACGGGGCGGCATACGCGGATTTTCTCGCCGCGCAGGATTCGGTCGCGAAGGGCAAAATGGGCGCAGTCGGCTACTGCTTCACCGGGGCGATGGCAATGCGCACTGCCGCCGCGCGGCCCGACAAGATCGCGGCGGTCGCGACCTTTCACGGCGGCGGATTGTATAGCGCGGCGCCCACCAGTCCGCATCAGGTGTTGCCGAAGATCAAGGCCGAGCTTTTCATCGGCCACGCCGACAAGGATCAGAGTATGCCCGCCGAGGCGATTCAGAATTTAGAGGCGGCGCTGAAGGCATGGGGCGGCAAGTATGAGAGCGAGGTCTTCGCCGCGTTCCATGGCTGGACGGTTCCCGACAGCCCGGTTTACAAGAAGGACGAAGCCGATCGCGCTTTCGATAAGATGGCCGCGCTGTTCGCGAGGACGCTCCGCTAA